A single window of Mangifera indica cultivar Alphonso chromosome 18, CATAS_Mindica_2.1, whole genome shotgun sequence DNA harbors:
- the LOC123201863 gene encoding receptor-like serine/threonine-protein kinase SD1-8: MEKNLTFFFFFYCFSIFIFFTNIHLLLAADTITPGGFIQDGDKLVSSAQRFELGFFSPGQSKSRYLGVWYKQSPEKVVWVANRNNPIPDSSGSLAISDDGNLLLLNGLKGVIWSSNISRKLENPVAQLLDNGNFIVKDNFSSNVSESYLWQSFDSPTDILLPEMKLGRNLKAGFDMYLTAWRSADDPSYGDFTFKLDIHLLSQMVIYNRSVKFARTGPWNGAFYGGIPTKANLLFVPIMVNNQDEYTYRYESFNNPVVMLLKLNNSGMIQWQVWNERTTGWDVVYTAPEGLCGHYRHCGANSVCDNDKTQICECLKGFEPNSQSNQTSFNGCVRHSQLDCKGGDGFIKLDGIKLADLIDVSLNESMSLAECEAKCLNNCSCQAYINSNVTGGGSGCLMWFGDLIDIRKLVENRGTQDIFIRVPASELGTNSSVQSSTDNKNKGNGKPIWTIFIPILTLAMVILGFIVTYVRRSIRSKGEDLLQFDVSMGLDDDHAELTEVKKPGESRSRKEVKLPLFSFASVSAATENFSSTNMLGEGGFGPVYKGTLLKGDQIAVKRLSKRSGQGWEELKNEAILIAKLQHKNLVRLLGCCIEQDEKILIYEYMSNKSLDIFLFDPEKRKLLDWTIRVRIIEGIAQGLLYLHEYSRLRIIHRDLKASNILLDKDMNPKISDFGMARIFGGDELQANTQRIVGTYGYMPPEYALEGVFSIKSDVFSFGVLLLEIISGKKNTGFYQAESVNLLGYAWDKWTNDRALDMMDPVLEDSASEHILPRYVNIGLLCVQENAEDRPSMCDVVSMLMNETATLSSPKQPAFAHVRSQGSSRPSVTRPENCSVNDITVTIMEPR; encoded by the exons TGTTACTAGCAGCTGACACCATAACTCCAGGAGGGTTCATCCAGGATGGTGACAAACTGGTTTCTTCAGCCCAAAGGTTTGAGCTTGGCTTCTTCTCTCCTGGACAATCAAAAAGCAGGTACCTTGGAGTATGGTACAAGCAGAGCCCTGAGAAAGTCGTGTGGGTTGCAAATAGAAACAATCCGATTCCTGATTCTAGTGGAAGTTTAGCCATTAGCGATGATGGAAACCTTCTTCTTCTCAATGGGTTAAAGGGGGTGATCTGGTCTTCAAACATTTCTAGGAAACTAGAAAATCCAGTGGCACAATTATTGGACAATGGAAATTTTATCGTTAAGGATAATTTTAGCTCAAATGTTTCTGAAAGCTATCTTTGGCAGAGCTTTGATTCTCCAACAGATATATTGCTACCTGAAATGAAGCTGGGAAGGAACTTGAAGGCGGGTTTTGATATGTATTTAACCGCATGGAGAAGTGCTGATGATCCATCTTATGGAGACTTTACTTTCAAACTCGATATTCATTTGTTATCTCAAATGGTAATTTACAATCGATCAGTGAAGTTTGCTCGTACTGGGCCATGGAATGGAGCTTTCTATGGAGGCATACCCACAAAGGCAAACTTGCTGTTTGTGCCGATTATGGTGAATAATCAGGATGAGTATACTTACAGGTATGAGTCTTTCAATAATCCCGTTGTCATGctgttaaaattgaataattctgGTATGATACAATGGCAAGTATGGAATGAGAGGACTACTGGATGGGATGTTGTGTATACAGCGCCTGAAGGTTTGTGTGGACATTATAGGCATTGTGGGGCTAACAGTGTATGCGACAATGACAAGACTCAAATTTGTGAGTGTTTAAAGGGGTTTGAGCCCAATTCACAGTCTAACCAGACTTCATTTAATGGATGTGTGAGACATTCGCAATTGGATTGTAAAGGCGGAGATGGATTTATAAAGCTTGATGGGATTAAACTGGCTGACTTGATAGATGTTTCTCTGAATGAGAGTATGAGTCTTGCAGAATGTGAGGCTAAATGCTTGAATAACTGTTCTTGCCAAGCTTATATTAATTCCAATGTAACTGGTGGAGGCAGTGGCTGTTTAATGTGGTTTGGGGATTTGATTGATATCCGAAAGCTTGTTGAGAACCGAGGGACACAGGATATCTTTATTCGAGTGCCTGCTTCAGAACTAG GCACAAACTCAAGCGTTCAGAGTTCTACAGATAATAAGAATAAAGGAAACGGTAAGCCTATATGGACAATTTTCATACCAATCCTAACTCTGGCAATGGTTATTTTGGGTTTCATTGTTACTTATGTGAGGAGAAGCATCAGAAGCAAAG GGGAGGATCTGTTGCAATTTGATGTTAGTATGGGCCTGGATGATGACCATGCGGAGCTTACCGAAGTAAAGAAGCCTGGAGAAAGCAGGAGTAGAAAGGAAGTAAAATTGCCATTATTCAGTTTTGCTAGTGTTTCTGCTGCGACAGAAAATTTCTCATCCACAAATATGCTTGGTGAAGGGGGATTTGGACCTGTTTACAAG GGAACATTACTGAAAGGAGATCAAATAGCTGTCAAAAGGCTCTCCAAAAGATCCGGACAAGGATGGGAGgaattaaaaaatgaagcaaTTCTCATAGCTAAGCTCCAACATAAGAATCTTGTTAGACTTTTGGGCTGCTGCATTGAACAAGATGAAAAGATTCTGATCTATGAATACATGTCGAATAAGAGCTTGGATATCTTTCTCTTTG aTCCTGAGAAGCGTAAATTGTTAGATTGGACTATACGTGTTCGAATTATTGAAGGGATTGCTCAAGGACTTCTCTACCTTCATGAATATTCTAGATTGCGAATTATTCATAGGGATTTGAAAGCTAGTAATATATTGTTGGATAAAGATATGAATCCTAAAATTTCCGATTTTGGAATGGCAAGAATATTTGGAGGGGATGAGCTGCAAGCGAACACACAGAGGATTGTTGGAACTTA TGGATATATGCCCCCAGAATATGCCCTTGAAGGCGTCTTCTCAATAAAATCTGATGTCTTTAGCTTTGGGGTGTTGTTATTGGAGATTATCAGTGGCAAGAAGAACACCGGTTTCTATCAGGCCGAGTCTGTCAATCTTCTGGGTTAT GCATGGGATAAATGGACAAATGACAGGGCACTGGACATGATGGATCCAGTATTAGAAGATTCAGCCTCTGAGCATATATTGCCAAGATATGTCAACATTGGGCTGCTTTGTGTTCAAGAAAATGCAGAAGATAGACCTTCCATGTGTGATGTTGTCTCCATGCTCATGAATGAAACTGCAACACTATCTTCTCCAAAACAACCTGCTTTTGCACACGTAAGAAGTCAGGGCAGTTCTAGGCCGTCCGTCACTAGACCAGAGAATTGTTCTGTCAACGATATAACTGTTACAATTATGGAACCCCGTTAA